The following coding sequences are from one Sesamum indicum cultivar Zhongzhi No. 13 linkage group LG11, S_indicum_v1.0, whole genome shotgun sequence window:
- the LOC105173486 gene encoding clustered mitochondria protein has protein sequence MAGKSNKGKNRKGLQQSATSSSEQAVTSDAPLNDSLTASQANGDVPLTESIDTNSVVKEHDKASQPHPGKQADVHLYPVSVKTQGGDKLELQLSPGDSVMDVRQFLLDAPETCFVTCYDLLLHTKDGSTHHLEDYNEISEVADITSGSCLLEMVAALYDDRSIRAHVHRTRELLSLSTLHSSLSTTLALQHETSRDASANLGDAVKAEMPELNNLGFMENVTSSLSNLLSSPSKEIKCVESIVFSSFNPPPSRRRLSGDLLYLDVVTLEGNQYCVTGTTKSFYVNSSTGTILDPRPNKAALEATTLVGLLQKLSPKFKKAFREILERKASAHPFENVPSLLPPNAWLGLYPVPDHKRDAARAENSLTLSFGSELIGMQRDWNEELQACREFPHATHQERILRDRALYKVTSDFVDAATSGAIGVINRCIPPINPTDPECFHMYVHNNIFFSFAVDADLEQLPQKQASEELSKVETTASSHISSKTDNNLSQGAFGVSSADGSSIPDTQNINGIHTLSPDAPVETQLAESEQATYASANNDLKGTKACQEADVPGLYNLAMAIIDYRGHRVVAQSVLPGILQGDKSDSLLYGSVDNGKKICWNEAFHAKVLEAAKRLHLKEHTVLDGSGNVFKLAAPVECKGIVGSDDRHYLLDLMRVTPRDANYMEAGSRFCILRPELITAFCHAEAAEKSKSGCESGGENPVASDSLDTSNSEELVKAEANAASTSESQDAVDGENQKFQECCSHSKSEDTSKEILFNPNVFTEFKLAGNPEDIAADEENVRKASLYLKDVVLPKFIHDLSTLEVSPMDGQTLTEALHAHGINVRYIGKVAEGTRHMPHIWDLCSSEIIVRSAKHIAKDVLRDTADHDLGHAISHFFNCFVGKVQAVSTRGAMNSAHSKTQKKVHSGHHALGKSSKAQAKSRHGGSVRKKQSLYFSITSESLWSDIQEFAKLKYQFELPEDARHQVKKISVIRNLCQKVGITIAARKYDFDAAAPFQVSDILNIQPVVKHSIPVCSEAKDLVETGKVQLAEGMLNEAYTLFSEAFTILQQVTGPMHREVANCCRYLAMVLYHAGDMAGAIMQQHKELIINERCLGLDHPDTAHSYGNMALFYHGLNQTELALRHMSRALLLLSLSSGPDHPDVAATFINVAMMYQDMGKMDTALRYLQEALKKNEKLLGEEHIQTAVCYHALAIAFNCMGAFKLSHQHEKKTYDILVKQLGEDDSRTKDSQNWMKTFKMRELQMNAQKQKGQALNSASAQKAIDILKAHPDLIQAFQAAAVAGGSGASANKSFNSPVIGEALPRGRGVDERAARAAAEVRKKAAARGLLTRSHGVPVQALPPFTQLLNIINSGVTPDAANETNNEEKKESNKQTSNGVQEPEVDQSKPGQKDQAPMGLGSGLAALDSKKLKTKAKAAS, from the exons ATGGCGGGAAAGTCCAATAAGGGAAAGAACCGTAAGGGTTTGCAGCAAAGTGCTACAAGTTCTTCAGAGCAGGCCGTCACTTCTGATGCACCCTTGAATGATAGTTTGACTGCTTCACAGGCTAATGGAGATGTGCCCTTGACTGAATCAATTGACACAAATTCTGTGGTGAAGGAACACGATAAGGCATCCCAGCCGCATCCAGGAAAGCAAG CTGATGTTCATCTTTATCCTGTTTCTGTGAAAACACAAGGAGGAGACAAGCTCGAGCTACAA TTGAGTCCTGGAGATTCAGTAATGGATGTTAGGCAGTTTCTTCTTGATGCACCAGAAACATGCTTTGTTACTTGCTATGATTTGTTACTGCACACAAAGGATGGTTCTACTCATCATTTAGAAGATTACAATGAAATTTCTGAAGTTGCTGATATTACTTCTGGGAGTTGCCTTTTGGAAATGGTTGCTG CATTATACGATGATCGATCCATCAGAGCCCATGTTCACCGAACTAGAGAGTTACTTTCTCTTTCGACATTGCATTCCTCTTTGTCCACAACGCTTGCACTACAACATGAAACAAGTCGAGATGCATCTGCTAATTTAGGAG ATGCTGTGAAAGCTGAAATGCCGGAACTCAATAATCTGGGTTTTATGGAGAATGTTACTAGTTCACTCAGTAATTTGTTGTCATCACCCTCCAAAGAGATCAAATGTGTCGAAAGCATTGTTTTCTCTTCATTTAATCCTCCTCCAAGCCGCAGAAG GCTTTCTGGTGACTTGCTTTATCTGGATGTAGTAACACTGGAAGGAAATCAATATTGTGTTACTGGAACAACAAAGTCTTTCTATGTGAACTCCAGCACAGGGACTATTCTTGATCCAAGGCCAAATAAAGCTGCTTTAGAAGCAACAACCCTTGTCGGACTTTTGCAAAAACTTAGTCCCAAGTTCAAGAAAG ctTTTCGAGAAATTTTGGAGCGCAAGGCCTCTGCACATCCTTTTGAGAATGTTCCATCTCTGTTGCCACCAAATGCATGGCTTGGCTTGTATCCTGTTCCTG ATCACAAACGTGATGCAGCCAGAGCCGAAAATTCTTTAACACTTTCTTTTGGAAGTGAACTGATTGGCATGCAGAGAGATTGGAATGAAGAACTGCAGGCTTGTCGGGAGTTCCCACATGCCACACATCAGGAAAG GATCTTGAGAGATAGAGCTCTTTACAAAGTGACTTCTGATTTTGTTGATGCTGCAACTAGTGGTGCTATTGGAGTGATTAACAGATGTATTCCACCTATTAATCCCACTGATCCAGAGTGCTTCCATAT GTATGTCCATAACAACATATTCTTCAGTTTTGCTGTTGATGCGGACCTTGAGCAATTGCCCCAGAAACAGGCATCAGAAGAGCTCTCCAAAGTTGAGACCACAGCCTCATCGCACATTTCTTCTAAGACAGACAACAATCTGTCACAAGGAGCTTTTGGAGTTTCCAGTGCGGATGGATCTTCTATTCCAGATACGCAAAATATTAATGGCATTCACACATTGTCCCCTGATGCACCTGTAGAGACTCAGTTGGCTGAAAGTGAGCAAGCCACGTATGCAAGTGCTAACAATGACTTAAAAGGCACCAAGGCATGCCAGGAAGCTGATGTTCCTGGATTGTATAACCTTGCTATGGCCATAATCGATTACAGAGGTCATAGAGTGGTAGCACAG AGTGTCTTGCCTGGAATCCTTCAAGGTGATAAATCAGACTCCCTTCTATATGGTTCTGTTGACAATGGCAAGAAAATTTGCTGGAATGAAGCTTTTCACGCAAAG GTACTGGAAGCAGCCAAACGTCTTCATCTGAAGGAGCACACTGTGCTTGATGGATCTGGTAATGTTTTCAAGCTAGCTGCACCAGTTGAGTGCAAGGGCATTGTTGGTAGTGATGACAG GCATTATCTTTTGGACTTGATGAGAGTCACTCCTCGTGATGCAAACTATATGGAAGCAGGTTcaagattttgtattttgaggcCTGAACTTATAACTGCCTTTTGCCAT GCTGAAGCAGCTGAGAAGTCGAAGTCTGGGTGTGAATCAGGAGGAGAGAATCCCGTCGCTTCTGATTCTTTGGATACCAGTAATTCTGAAGAGCTGGTGAAAGCGGAGGCAAATGCAGCATCAACGAGTGAGTCACAG GATGCTGTGGATGGTGAAAACCAGAAGTTTCAAGAATGTTGTTCTCACTCAAAGAGTGAAGACACAAGCAAAGAGATACTTTTCAATCCTAACGTTTTTACTGAATTTAAGCTAGCTGGGAATCCAGAG GACATAGCTGCAGATGAGGAAAATGTGAGGAAAGCAAGTCTATATCTTAAAGATGTTGTACTGCCTAAATTCATACATGATCTTAGCACCCTTGAAGTTTCACCAATGGATGGACAAACTTTAACTGAAGCACTCCATGCTCATGGGATTAATGTTCGTTATATTGGAAAG GTAGCTGAAGGGACCAGACATATGCCTCATATATGGGATCTTTGTTCCAGTGAGATTATTGTCAGATCTGCTAAGCACATCGCCAAG GATGTTTTAAGAGATACAGCAGATCATGATCTTGGGCATgcaatttcacattttttcaaCTGTTTCGTAGGAAAAGTTCAGGCTGTTTCTACTAGAGGTGCTATGAACAGTGCACATTCCAAAACCCAGAAAAAG GTTCATTCAGGACATCATGCTTTAGGGAAGTCTTCAAAGGCACAAGCTAAGTCACGACATGGAGGATCTGTGAGAAAGAAGCAGTCCTTGTATTTTAGTATTACCTCTGAAAGTTTATGGTCTGACATTCAGGAATTTGCTAAACTAAAATACCAG TTTGAGTTGCCAGAAGACGCAAGGCATCAGGTGAAGAAAATTTCAGTTATACGAAATCTTTGCCAAAAG GTTGGTATCACCATTGCTGCTCGCAAGTATGACTTTGATGCTGCGGCACCTTTCCAAGTTTCAGATATATTGAATATCCAACCAGTAGTGAAGCATTCAATTCCAGTCTGTTCCGAAGCCAAGGATCTGGTTGAAACTGGCAAAGTTCAATTAGCAGAG GGAATGCTTAATGAGGCATACACACTATTTTCTGAAGCTTTCACAATTCTCCAGCAG GTCACTGGTCCAATGCATCGAGAGGTTGCAAATTGTTGCCG CTACTTGGCCATGGTCTTATACCATGCTGGGGATATGGCTGGAGCAATAATGCAACAGCACAAGGAACTAATCATAAATGAACGCTGCCTTGGACTGGACCACCCTGACACTGCTCATAG ttaCGGGAATATGGCTTTGTTCTACCACGGTCTTAACCAGACAGAGCTTGCATTACGTCATATGTCACGGGCATTGCTTTTGTTAAGTTTGTCATCTGGCCCAGATCACCCTGATGTTGCTGCTACTTTTATAAATGTTGCAATGATGTATCAAGATATGGGAAAGATGGATACAGCCCTTAGATATTTACAAGAAGCcttgaaaaagaatgaaaaactGCTAGGAGAGGAACATATTCAAACTGCTGTGTGCTATCATGCTTTGGCTATTGCATTTAACTGTATGGGAGCTTTCAAGCTTTCTCACCAG CATGAGAAGAAAACATATGATATTCTTGTAAAACAACTTGGTGAGGATGACTCTAGGACAAAGGATTCCCAGAACTGGATGAAAACGTTTAAGATGCGTGAGTTGCAA ATGAATGCACAAAAGCAGAAAGGTCAGGCTTTGAATTCTGCTTCTGCTCAAAAGgctattgatatattaaag GCTCATCCAGACCTGATACAAGCATTTCAAGCGGCTGCTGTAGCTGGGGGTTCGGGCGCCTCAGCAAACAAATCATTCAACAGTCCGGTCATTGGTGAAGCCCTTCCCCGAGGAAGGGGCGTCGATGAAAGAGCCGCTAGAGCTGCTGCTGAAGTGAGGAAAAAAGCAGCAGCAAGGGGTCTTTTGACACGCTCACATGGTGTTCCCGTACAGGCTTTACCACCTTTTACGCAGCTCCTCAACATAATAAATTCAGGAGTCACACCAGATGCTGCAAATGAGACAAACAatgaggaaaagaaagaatcaaacaaGCAAACTTCAAATGGAGTACAAGAACCGGAAGTTGACCAATCCAAACCAGGTCAAAAAGATCAAGCTCCCATGGGATTAGGATCAGGCCTGGCTGCTTTGGATTCCAAGAAGCTGAAAACGAAAGCTAAAGCTGCATCATGA
- the LOC105173483 gene encoding protein LIM1 — protein MPLQILIYPNKQSRFKIQTPYNKIMKLSQSKTLTLLMLVLAMAALVQESKGHPCGSTFFATLVQLIPCRAAVAPFSPVPPNEACCASIKALGQPCLCVLINGPPISGVDRSMAMQLPDKCTANFEPCEISK, from the exons atgCCACTGCAGATCCttatatatccaaataaaCAATCAAGATTCAAGATACAAACTCCTTACAACAAGATAATGAAGCTTTCTCAATCGAAGACCTTGACGTTGCTGATGCTTGTGCTGGCGATGGCTGCTCTGGTGCAGGAAAGCAAGGGCCATCCCTGTGGGAGCACCTTCTTCGCCACCCTTGTTCAGCTCATACCTTGCCGGGCAGCAGTCGCTCCATTCAGCCCTGTTCCTCCCAACGAGGCTTGCTGTGCATCAATCAAAGCTCTGGGGCAGCCCTGTCTGTGTGTGCTCATCAACGGCCCCCCTATATCTGGCGTTGATCGTAGCATGGCCATGCAGCTCCCGGATAAGTGCACTGCCAACTTTGAACCAT gtgaaatttcaaaataa
- the LOC105173485 gene encoding histone H3.2 yields the protein MARTKQTARKSTGGKAPRKQLATKAARKSAPATGGVKKPHRFRPGTVALREIRKYQKSTELLIRKLPFQRLVREIAQDFKTDLRFQSSAVAALQEAAEAYLVGLFEDTNLCAIHAKRVTIMPKDIQLARRIRGERA from the coding sequence ATGGCTCGTACCAAGCAGACTGCCCGCAAGTCCACCGGAGGCAAGGCTCCGAGGAAGCAGCTCGCCACCAAGGCCGCCAGGAAATCTGCCCCGGCGACCGGTGGAGTGAAGAAGCCTCACCGTTTCCGCCCCGGGACCGTTGCTCTGCGTGAGATCCGAAAGTACCAGAAATCCACCGAGCTCCTGATCCGCAAGCTCCCGTTCCAGAGGCTGGTACGAGAAATCGCTCAGGATTTCAAGACGGATCTCAGGTTCCAGAGCTCCGCTGTGGCGGCGCTGCAGGAGGCGGCGGAGGCTTATTTGGTTGGACTGTTTGAGGACACTAACCTCTGCGCTATTCACGCTAAGAGGGTGACTATTATGCCCAAGGACATTCAACTTGCCAGGAGGATCAGGGGCGAGCGGGCTTAG